From a single Coriobacteriia bacterium genomic region:
- a CDS encoding NAD(+)/NADH kinase → MRKVMLVPNDLYPESMADARRLADWLDDQLVDVAWAPSFGSDDAGEALEGVELVVSLGGDGTLLRAARLVGTSEVPILGLSYGHLGFLTCDQGELDVCGIVGQALAGELHPSRRAALVAELSGADAGGRLVQRQAFALNEVVLSRGGSGKIVEFDVKVNGRAIDDLRGDGFVVASATGSTGYALSAGGPIVTPEFKGMVCVPIAPHTITARAFLTSASDVVELDVTDARSIDRCVFADGVALADDLLVERLVVRRAPADVILLTNDVNEFYGSVSRVFYGACR, encoded by the coding sequence ATGCGTAAGGTCATGCTCGTTCCCAACGACCTCTATCCCGAGTCCATGGCAGACGCCCGTCGCCTGGCGGACTGGCTCGACGACCAGCTTGTCGACGTCGCGTGGGCACCATCGTTCGGCTCTGATGACGCGGGCGAGGCGCTCGAGGGCGTCGAGCTCGTCGTCTCGCTCGGCGGCGACGGCACGCTGTTGCGCGCGGCGCGCCTCGTTGGTACGTCCGAGGTTCCGATTCTCGGCCTTTCCTACGGTCACCTCGGCTTTCTGACGTGCGACCAGGGCGAGCTGGACGTGTGCGGCATCGTGGGCCAGGCGTTGGCGGGCGAGCTGCACCCCTCGCGCCGCGCGGCCCTCGTCGCCGAGCTGAGCGGTGCGGATGCAGGCGGCAGGCTCGTGCAGCGCCAGGCGTTCGCGCTCAACGAGGTCGTGCTGTCGCGCGGGGGCTCGGGCAAGATCGTGGAGTTCGACGTCAAGGTGAACGGTCGCGCCATCGATGATCTGCGCGGCGACGGCTTCGTCGTGGCCAGCGCCACCGGGTCGACCGGCTACGCGCTGTCGGCCGGCGGCCCCATCGTGACGCCGGAGTTCAAGGGCATGGTGTGCGTGCCGATCGCCCCGCACACCATCACGGCGCGCGCGTTCCTCACGTCGGCGTCGGACGTCGTCGAGCTCGACGTGACAGATGCGCGCTCCATCGATCGCTGCGTGTTCGCCGACGGCGTGGCTCTGGCCGACGACCTACTCGTCGAGCGGCTCGTCGTGCGCCGCGCTCCGGCTGACGTCATCCTGCTTACGAACGACGTCAACGAGTTTTACGGCTCCGTGTCGCGCGTGTTCTACGGCGCGTGCCGCTAG
- a CDS encoding TlyA family RNA methyltransferase translates to MAGARTRRRLDDELVAQGLFRTRDEAMRAVLAGEVSSRGERLTSPGAQVRPGCELHVRAASRYVSRGGLKLEGALDAFGLDPTDLSCLDVGCSTGGFTDCLLKRGARRVAAVDVGRAQFAWSLRTDERVSLFEDTNICDADPALLGAPFDLAVADVSFTSVARILDSVCALLGPQGALCTLVKPQFEAARDEVDEGGVVRDPAVHARVLRDTLATFDRSTLSVQALGVSPIHGAKGNIEFFLYARQGVSALPVDVDALVAQAWGSASDSGALRAQA, encoded by the coding sequence ATGGCGGGGGCGCGCACGCGGCGCCGGCTCGATGACGAGCTGGTGGCGCAAGGTCTGTTCCGCACGCGCGACGAGGCGATGCGCGCCGTGCTCGCCGGCGAGGTCTCCTCGCGCGGTGAGCGGCTCACAAGCCCGGGCGCTCAGGTGAGGCCGGGCTGCGAGCTGCACGTGCGTGCCGCGAGCCGCTACGTATCGCGCGGTGGCCTCAAGCTCGAGGGCGCACTCGACGCGTTCGGCCTCGACCCGACGGACCTCTCCTGCCTCGATGTGGGCTGCTCGACGGGCGGCTTTACGGACTGTCTGCTCAAGCGCGGAGCCCGCCGCGTCGCGGCCGTCGACGTGGGTCGCGCCCAGTTCGCCTGGTCGCTTCGCACTGATGAGCGTGTCAGCCTCTTTGAGGACACGAACATCTGTGACGCCGATCCCGCCCTGCTCGGCGCTCCGTTCGACCTTGCGGTTGCCGACGTCTCGTTCACGTCCGTCGCGCGCATCCTCGACAGCGTGTGTGCCCTGCTTGGCCCGCAGGGTGCGCTGTGCACGCTCGTCAAGCCGCAGTTCGAGGCGGCGCGCGACGAGGTGGACGAGGGCGGCGTCGTTCGCGACCCCGCCGTGCACGCCCGCGTCCTGCGCGACACGCTCGCGACGTTCGATCGCAGCACGCTTTCCGTGCAGGCCCTGGGCGTCTCGCCGATCCACGGCGCCAAAGGCAACATCGAGTTCTTCCTCTACGCGCGCCAGGGCGTTTCCGCCCTGCCCGTCGACGTCGACGCCCTCGTCGCGCAGGCGTGGGGGAGCGCCAGCGATTCGGGCGCGTTGCGCGCCCAGGCATAG